A single genomic interval of Hoplias malabaricus isolate fHopMal1 chromosome 7, fHopMal1.hap1, whole genome shotgun sequence harbors:
- the LOC136702170 gene encoding heat shock 70 kDa protein 12A-like, producing the protein MADSVVFIAIDFGTAFTGYSFKFAEATQIRQPKWGEEYGMNTPKTPTCILFDEHTHFLKFGYEAIMTYTRQIRKNEVKKLFLFDNFKMELYCRELHRDFLMTSKNGKKMKAMKVFSESLRFMKDHALDMIARHTTGKIYSASDATWVLTVPAIWSAAAKQFMREAATHAGLVSESDPERLIVALEPEAASVWCKQLPSEGFMEGDLEEAETIEEVTGTQYMVVDCGGGTIDITVHEVLEGGCLKELHKVSGNDLGGQTVDKNFKSFLRETFTETVFDEFEGKHPNELQRLMYDFSICKRYEGDVLVQCPFSLQQIASENNDIEDYFIGDCETDWESGSILLSGSKLRSFHNDSLKGIENLIKNILEKQNLKIRYIFLVGGFALSPYVHKLVREKFGSKYNVLCPVDAQLAVVKGAVEFGLMPNVVESRISVFTYGITVIHLFDKSKHRGKTKYVTSDGVEYCNVCFHTFVMRGDSVRFDEARHYVFNPVEKTQKQMEFSFYCTESTTAEFVDEPDMIKLGSLSVSMPQGQKGKHRSVILEIKFGFTEMQATAADVDSGEMACVKMDFMSE; encoded by the exons ATGGCAGATTCCGTTGTTTTCATTGCTATCGACTTTGGCACAGCCTTCACTGGATACAGCTTTAAGTTTGCAGAAGCTACACAGATTCGTCAGCCGAAATGGGGAGAGGAATATGGTATgaacactccaaaaacacctACATGCATTTTATTTGATGAACATACACATTTTCTAAAGTTTGGCTATGAAGCCATAATGACATACACAAGACAGATTCGGAAAAACGAGGTGAAGAAGCTGTTCCTCTTTGACAACTTCAAAATGGAGCTCTATTGCAGG gaATTACACAGAGATTTTCTGATGACCTccaaaaatgggaaaaaaatgaaagctaTGAAAGTTTTCTCAGAAAGCCTAAGATTTATGAAAGATCATGCATTGGACATGATTGCTCGGCACACAACTGGCAAGATATACTCTGCCTCAGATGCTACATGGGTTTTAACAGTTCCAGCCATTTGGAGCGCTGCAGCAAAACAGTTCATGAGAGAAGCAGCTACACAT gCTGGTCTGGTGTCTGAATCTGATCCTGAAAGGCTGATTGTTGCTCTTGAACCAGAAGCTGCTTCTGTCTGGTGTAAACAGCTTCCAAGTGAAGGTTTCATGGAGGGAGACCTAGAAGAAGCTGAGACAATAGAAGAAGTTACAGGAACGCAGTACATGGTGGTGGATTGTGGTG GTGGAACCATTGACATCACTGTTCACGAAGTCCTGGAAGGGGGATGTTTAAAGGAACTGCATAAGGTTTCAGGAAATGACCTGGGTGGACAGACAGTGGACAAGAACTTCAAATCCTTCCTGAGAGAGACCTTCACTGAAACAGTCTTTGATGAATTTGAGGGAAAGCATCCCAATGAGCTACAAAGGTTGATGTATGATTTTTCTATCTGTAAACGTTATGAAGGAGATGTGCTTGTGCAGTGTCCCTTTAGTTTACAGCAAATAGCCAGTGAAAATAATGATATAGAAGACTACTTTATAGGGGATTGTGAAACTGACTGGGAAAGTGGGTCAATTCTTCTGTCAGGGTCAAAGCTCAGATCCTTTCACAATGACAGCCTCAAGGGCATAGAAAAcctaataaaaaatatactggAAAAACAAAACCTGAAAATCCGGTATATCTTCCTAGTTGGGGGCTTTGCTTTAAGTCCATATGTGCACAAACTAGTCAGAGAGAAGTTTGGGTCAAAGTACAACGTGCTCTGTCCAGTGGATGCTCAGCTGGCCGTTGTGAAAGGAGCTGTGGAATTTGGTTTGATGCCGAACGTAGTGGAATCACGTATCAGTGTTTTCACTTATGGaatcacagttatacatttgtTTGACAAATCCAAACACAGGGGCAAAACTAAATATGTAACGAGTGATGGAGTTGAGTACTGTAACGTTTGTTTCCACACTTTTGTGATGAGGGGAGATTCTGTGCGTTTTGATGAAGCAAGACACTATGTGTTTAACCCAGtggaaaaaacccaaaaacaaatgGAGTTCAGTTTCTACTGCACCGAGAGTACAACTGCAGAGTTTGTAGATGAGCCTGACATGATCAAGCTTGGGTCATTATCAGTCTCAATGCCACAGGGTCAGAAGGGCAAACATCGTTCAGTTATCCTAGAGATCAAATTTGGTTTCACTGAGATGCAGGCCACTGCTGCAGATGTTGATTCTGGTGAAATGGCATGTGTCAAAATGGACTTCATGTCAGAGTAG